The following proteins are encoded in a genomic region of Glycine soja cultivar W05 chromosome 17, ASM419377v2, whole genome shotgun sequence:
- the LOC114393418 gene encoding protein SRC1: MSGIIHKIEETLHVGGHKKEEHKGEHHGEHKGEHKGEHHGEHKGEHKGEQHHGEHKEGLVDKIKDKIHGDGHDKGEKKKKKDKKKKEHGHDHHGHSSSSDSD, encoded by the coding sequence atgtCCGGGATCATCCACAAGATTGAGGAGACCCTCCATGTGGGAGGGCACAAGAAAGAGGAGCACAAAGGAGAACACCATGGTGAGCACAAAGGTGAACACAAAGGAGAACACCATGGTGAGCACAAAGGTGAACACAAAGGAGAACAACACCATGGGGAGCACAAGGAGGGACTTGTGGATAAGATCAAGGACAAGATCCATGGTGATGGCCATGACAAGggtgagaaaaagaagaagaaggacaagaagaagaaggagcatGGACATGACCATCATGGTCATAGCAGCAGCAGTGACAGTGATTAG